AAATCGGAATCTTAACCAATATCGGTGAGGCACATGCAGAAGGATTTGCTTCTAAAAAGGAAAAACTAACCGAGAAACTGAAGCTTTTTGCTACTTCCGAACTATTTATTTATTCGCCTGAATATGTAACCGAAATTACAGCAAAAGAACTTCCTGGTAAAAAACAGTTTAGTTGGAGCAGTAAACAAACAGCAGATCTTCAGGTTATTGCCGTTGAACCCATTGAAGGAAACTGTTATTTACGTGCCATTTATCAAAATAGAGAAATTGAATGCATTTTGCCTTTTAAAGATAAAGCTTCGATAGAAAATGGAATGATCTGCTGGGCAACCTTATTGGCTTTAGGTTATACACCAGAGCAAGCCGATTTACGTTTAGAAAAGCTGAGTCATGTGAGTATGCGTTTAGAGCTGAAAAACGGGATTAACCAATGTTCCATTATCGACGATTCTTACAGTGCCGATATTTCTTCATTGGCCATTGCCCTTGATTTTTTAAATCAACAGAATCAGCACGAAAAGAAAACGGTTATCCTTTCCGAATTATTTGAAACGGGCAGAGATGATTTAGATTTATACACAGAAATAGCCGAACTGCTTTTACAGAAGAAAGTAAACCGACTAATTGGAATTGGGACTCACATTTCGAAGTATGGCAGCCTCTTTAAGTTTGAGACACAGTTTTTCGACGATACGAATGCTTTTATCGATGCTTTTCCTGGTTTACAGTTTAACCACGAAACCATATTGGTAAAAGGAGCCAGGCGGTTCGAATTTGGCCGGATTAGTAAACTCCTTACCCAGAAAATACACGATACGGTTTTAGAAATCGACCTGAATGCCATGGTGAATAACCTGCAGTTTTACCGCTCTAAAATTAAGCCTGGTGTTAAAATAATGGCCATGGTTAAGGCCTTTTCATATGGAAGCGGAAGTTTCGAAATTGCCAATTTACTACAGTTCCATAAAGTGGATTATCTGGCGGTAGCTTATGCCGATGAAGGCATTGCTTTACGTAAAGCGGGTATTACTTTGCCCATTATGGTGATGAGCCCTGAGGAATCTGCTTTCGATGCCCTTATTAAACACAAGCTCGAACCTGAAATTTACAGCATAGAAATTCTGGATAGTTTTTTAAATGCGCTGTCTGATTATGATTTCGATTACCCGATCCACGTTAAAATAGATAGTGGCATGCACCGTTTGGGCTTTGATCAGCCAGAAATTGATGCATTGTGTAATGTGCTGAGAGATTCGGCGAGGGTAAAAGTTCAAAGTATTTTTTCTCACCTGGTGGCAAGCGATGCTGCAGAACACGATGGCTTTACCCAACAACAAATTGAAAGATTTAAAATCATCGCGAATCAGTTGGTCGATGTTTTAGGCTATAAACCGCTGCTGCATATTTCTAATACTTCTGGCATTTCGCGCTGGCCCGAAGGGCAAATGGATATGGTACGTTTGGGCATAGGTTTGTATGGTTTTGATTCTGCTTTAACCAATAACCGGGGTTTGCAGACTGTAATGGTACTAAAAACTACGGTTACCCAAGTGAAAACTCTAGCTCCGGGCGAAACTGTTGGATATAGCAGGAAAGGCGTAATGCCAAATGGCGGAAAAATTGCCACTGTAAAAATTGGCTATGCTGATGGATACACCAGGTATTTTGGTAATGGTGTTGGTAAAATGCTCATTAATGGCCATTTGGTGCCTACAATTGGCTCGATTTGTATGGATATGACCATGTTGGATATTACAGGAATTGATGTGAAACCTGGCGACGAAGCTATTGTTTTTAATAAAGAACATACCATTATGCAGTTAGCAGAAGATATTGGTACTATTCCGTATGAAATTCTGACCAATATCTCGCAAAGAGTTAAAAGGGTTTATTTTTATGAGTAAGAGAATTGTTGTTTTATTGTGGGCAAAAGGGGTAAAAGACTATCATCGGAAAAGAAAAACGGCCTATTGTTAGCCGGATCATCAAACAATATAACAATCCTAACCATTTAACCATATTTTTCCTAAGTTTGCATCATGAACAAAGTCGGGAAAGCTATTTTAAACTATTTAATTAAAGGTTTATTAATTGTTGTACCCATTGCCGTAAGTATTTTTATTGTAGTTTGGGCGGTTACAACTGTTGATAGCTGGTTAAATGTAAACAATATTTTAGGGGTAAACCCTAATACAGGAGAAAGCCGGAATATTCCTGGCTTAGGTTTGTTGACGGTTTTAGCTATTATTTTGCTTGCTGGCATTTTTGTAACCAATCTGGTAACCGAACCTATGTACAATTGGTTCCAGCGGATCATGCAGCGTTTACCTTTACTTAATTTTATCTATTCATCTATAAAAGATTTAACAGAGGCTTTTGTTGGCGATGAAAAGAAATTTAACCACCCCGTGCTGGTTGAGGTAGAGGGAGGCCTAAAAAAGATTGGCTTTTTAACTCAAAACGATCTGCATAAACTCAACCTTCCGGATGAAGTTGCAGTATACTTTCCACTTTCTTACTCTTTTGCAGGCCAGCTTTGCATTGTAAGAAGAGATAAGGTAACTGATTTGCATATGACAGCAGCTGATGCCATGAAACTGGTGGTTAGCGGTGGCGTAAGTGGACTATAACCATTTCTATATGATTACGA
The nucleotide sequence above comes from Pedobacter riviphilus. Encoded proteins:
- a CDS encoding DUF502 domain-containing protein, with translation MNKVGKAILNYLIKGLLIVVPIAVSIFIVVWAVTTVDSWLNVNNILGVNPNTGESRNIPGLGLLTVLAIILLAGIFVTNLVTEPMYNWFQRIMQRLPLLNFIYSSIKDLTEAFVGDEKKFNHPVLVEVEGGLKKIGFLTQNDLHKLNLPDEVAVYFPLSYSFAGQLCIVRRDKVTDLHMTAADAMKLVVSGGVSGL
- a CDS encoding bifunctional UDP-N-acetylmuramoyl-tripeptide:D-alanyl-D-alanine ligase/alanine racemase, which produces MQNPIYTITKIAEILNADAKLIDGQVIIQYLVVDSRSVLVPENAVFFALSSHRNGHEFIKDAYTKEIRNFVITEPKYINEYPDCNFLLVDDTLVALQKLAIEHRNKFDLKTIGITGSNGKTIVKEWLYQLLAADFNIVKSPKSYNSQIGVPLSVWQIEADHTLGIFEAGISAVNEMQHLAEIIRPEIGILTNIGEAHAEGFASKKEKLTEKLKLFATSELFIYSPEYVTEITAKELPGKKQFSWSSKQTADLQVIAVEPIEGNCYLRAIYQNREIECILPFKDKASIENGMICWATLLALGYTPEQADLRLEKLSHVSMRLELKNGINQCSIIDDSYSADISSLAIALDFLNQQNQHEKKTVILSELFETGRDDLDLYTEIAELLLQKKVNRLIGIGTHISKYGSLFKFETQFFDDTNAFIDAFPGLQFNHETILVKGARRFEFGRISKLLTQKIHDTVLEIDLNAMVNNLQFYRSKIKPGVKIMAMVKAFSYGSGSFEIANLLQFHKVDYLAVAYADEGIALRKAGITLPIMVMSPEESAFDALIKHKLEPEIYSIEILDSFLNALSDYDFDYPIHVKIDSGMHRLGFDQPEIDALCNVLRDSARVKVQSIFSHLVASDAAEHDGFTQQQIERFKIIANQLVDVLGYKPLLHISNTSGISRWPEGQMDMVRLGIGLYGFDSALTNNRGLQTVMVLKTTVTQVKTLAPGETVGYSRKGVMPNGGKIATVKIGYADGYTRYFGNGVGKMLINGHLVPTIGSICMDMTMLDITGIDVKPGDEAIVFNKEHTIMQLAEDIGTIPYEILTNISQRVKRVYFYE